Proteins co-encoded in one Dryobates pubescens isolate bDryPub1 chromosome 4, bDryPub1.pri, whole genome shotgun sequence genomic window:
- the TEKT4 gene encoding tektin-4, with translation MAQPTVLMTKEPAPQTVPASDLPAKVYELALNTGPDSSSGLATAGFRTAKYLPFEWFQSNSNLYHKASSGCQQAENGRAEAKELADHAAATAQRTQQASTASLGQRLQGLHFWKSELQKEIEDLDAETNLLAAQKLRLERALDASELAYAIATDNLQARERRQPPDLVNDEVERELLKEAELIRNVQELLKRTLMQAVNQMRLNRDHKEVCEMDWSDKAETYNIDDKCGRYSNQSTNIQFHPSSVKFEESASTPETWARFSHDNIQRAERERAASVNLRALIASILQDVSEDLRAQGAAVSQAFARRCQELDDAKHKLEHHLRRVLKEIGDKEASIAALKQAIKDKEAPMKVAQTRLYDRSFRPNVELCRDEAQFRLINEVEELTETIEALKKKLLESEESLRNLEDSRMELEKAIAVKANSLCIDRHKCLAHRSHYPAALRLAGYQAPALP, from the exons ATGGCGCAGCCCACGGTTCTGATGACCAAGGAGCCGGCCCCGCAGACCGTGCCCGCCTCGGACCTGCCCGCGAAGGTGTACGAATTGGCACTGAACACGGGGCCCGACTCCTCCAGCGGTCTGGCCACAGCCGGTTTCCGTACTGCCAAGTACCTCCCCTTTGAGTGGTTCCAGAGCAACTCTAATCTGTACCACAAGGCCTcgtctggctgccagcaggctgagaaTGGCCGAGCAGAGGCCAAGGAGCTGGCTGACCacgctgctgccactgcccagcGTACCCAGCAAGCCTCtacagccagcctgggccagcgcCTGCAGGGCCTACACTTCTGGAAGTCTGAGCTCCAGAAGGAGATTGAGGACCTGGATGCAGAAACCAACCTGCTCGCAGCCCAGAAGCTGCGCCTGGAAAGGGCACTCGATGCCTCCGAGCTGGCCTATGCCATTGCCACTGACAACCTGCAGGCTCGGGAGAGGAGACAGCCCCCAGACCTGGTCAATGATGAGGTGGAGAGAGAATTACTGAAG GAAGCTGAACTCATCAGAAATGTCCAGGAGCTTTTGAAAAGAACTTTGATGCAAGCTGTTAACCAGATGAG ACTGAATCGAGATCACAAAGAGGTTTGTGAAATGGACTGGTCAGACAAAGCTGAGACCTACAACATCGATGACAAGTGTGGGAGATACAGTAACCAGAGCACCaacatccagttccaccccagTTCAGTGAAGTTTGAAGAGAG TGCCTCAACCCCAGAGACATGGGCCAGGTTCAGTCATGACAACATCCAGAGGGCAGAGCGAGAGAGAGCAGCCTCCGTCAACCTGCGTGCCCTGATCGCCAGCATCCTGCAGGACGTGTCTGAGGACCTGAGGGCGCAGGGGGCTGCTGTGAGCCAGGCCTTTGCCAGGCGCTGCCAGGAGCTGGATGATGCTAAGCACAAGCTGGAGCATCACCTGAGGAGA GTGCTGAAGGAGATTGGAGATAAAGAAGCCAGCATTGCTGCCCTCAAACAAGCCATCAAAGACAAAGAAGCCCCAATGAAAGTTGCTCAAACCAGGCTGTATGACAGGTCCTTCAGGCCCAAcgtggagctctgcagagatgaAGCCCAGTTCAG GCTGATCAATGAAGTTGAAGAACTAACAGAGACCATtgaagccctgaagaaaaagctgCTGGAATCTGAAGAGTCTCTGAGGAACCTGGAGGacagcaggatggagctggagaaggCAATAGCAGTGAAAGCCAACAGTCTCTGCATTGACAGGCACAAGTGCCTGGCCCACCGCAGCCACTACCCTGCTGCTCTGAGACTAGCAGGCTACCAGGCACCAGCTCTCCCCTAG